In a single window of the Nicotiana tomentosiformis chromosome 8, ASM39032v3, whole genome shotgun sequence genome:
- the LOC138898078 gene encoding uncharacterized protein, protein MIVVQVNAKARNLLYNAISGEEYGKISSCDTTKEIWDKLEVTYEGTSKVKETHINMLVHDYELFQMKEGESIEEMFARFSKIISDLTAFDLITFEKTHLKKTNQEEKKKTSSFKATTERPENDIDDDLEALEEEIAMVSRNIDGLMKRYSGCLTDKDASDDEYKEDTENYFMARGETSEDGFGNPKTILILVELANKDPSKLGYLKKSDNSFLQEHHRKSRKGKWYLDSACSSHMTSDKNLFKKVTKINEGSVKFGDDLRGKIVGTDTVPFNNNCDITEVYLVYGLNDNLLSLS, encoded by the exons ATGATAGTTGTTCAGGTCAATGCTAAGGCACGAAATTTACTCTATAATGCTATAAGTGGAGAGGAGTATGGAAAAATCTCAAGTTGTGATACAACCAAAGAAATATGGGATAAACTGGAAGTTACTTATGAAGGAACCAGCAAAGTGAAAGAAACTCATATAAATATGTTGGTTCATGACTATGAACTCTTCCAGATGAAAGAAGGAGAATCCATTGAGGAAATGTTTGCAAGGTTCAGCAAAATTATTAGCGATCTAACAGCCTTTG ATCTTATAACATTCGAGAAAACACATCTCAAGAAAACAAAccaggaagaaaagaagaaaacaagtTCTTTCAAAGCTACAACTGAAAGAcctgaaaatgatattgatgACGACCTAGAAGCTCTTGAAGAAGAGATTGCCATGGTATCAAGAAACATAGATGGTTTAATGAAAAG ATACTCGGGCTGCTTAACCGATAAAGATGCATCGGACGATGAATACAAAGAAGATACTGAAAACTATTTCATGGCACGAGGTGAAACAAGCGAG GATGGATTTGGAAACCCAAAAACAATCCTGATCTTAGTAGAACTAGCCAATaaggacccaagcaagcttgggtacctaaaaaaaAGTGATAATTCTTTTTTGCAGGAACACCACAGAAAGAGCCGCAAAGGAAAATGGTACTTAGACAGTGCGTGTTCCAGTCACATGACAAGTGACAAAAACCTGTTCAAAAAAGTTACTAAGATAAATGAAGGAAGtgtcaaatttggtgatgatTTAAGAGGAAAGATAGTTGGCACCGACACAGTTCCATTCAATAACAATTGTGATATTACTGAAGTATATCTTGTATATGGACTTAACGATAATCTCCTGAGTCTAAGTTAG
- the LOC104104592 gene encoding oxysterol-binding protein-related protein 2A: MRVKEMHPLCCITLESTSEIGDQSPEPTLLRTGSAVVYSNINGSDIINASDVAGILYKWTNYHKGWRSRWFTLRNGILSYSKNRRPDHITGDDVRLIGNLPAGNNSHRKCRKSVGIVHLKVSSFRESKSDDRRFYIFTSTKTLHLRTNSKKERAAWIEALISTRNLFQLRPLNDNFNLLQNDVSISTERLKKRLLDEGIGEGLVNDCEQIMLSEFSEIKGQLKSLCDERSNLLDTLRQLEAANIEAEASGVHDGEFQLMKQLSSLGRGKYSEWSTTESSDDIEKQELDEASDEEEANYLDANECFSELHLSGGSVVVDHMASSTIDASAHAQVTRRTKLPDPVEKEKGVSLWSMIKDNVGKDLTRVCLPVYFNEPLSSLQKCFEDLEYSYLLDRAYEHGKSGNSLLRILNVAAFAVSGYASTEGRNCKPFNPLLGETFEADFPEKGIRFFSEKVSHHPTLIACHCEGRGWKFWADSNLKSKFWGRSIQLDPVGTLTLEFDDGEIFQWSKVTTSIYNLILGKIYCDHHGIMHIRGNRQNSCKLKFKEPSIIERNPHQVHGFVEDVSGKKVATLFGKWNENMYYMNGEWTSKPKDLSDSALLWTRNKPPLNLTRYNLSSFAITLNELTPGLEEKLPPTDSRLRPDQRHLENGEYDKANSEKLRLETRQRMSRKLQENGWRPRWFQREGEDGTFRYTGGYWEARDMGTWDGCPNIFGEIDQELLTSFEGS, from the exons ATGCGTGTAAAGGAAATGCATCCACTTTGCTGTATAACATTAGAGAGTACATCGGAGATCGGAGACCAGTCGCCGGAGCCGACGTTATTACGGACTGGCTCCGCCGTAGTTTACTCCAATATTAATGGATCTGACATCATTAATGCATCCGATGTTGCCGGAATCTTGTACAAGTGGACTAATTACCATAAAGGTTGGAGATCCCGTTGGTTTACTCTTCGAAACGGCATACTTTCATATTCGAAGAATCGCCGCCCCGACCATATCACCGGTGATGACGTCAGGCTCATCGGTAACCTCCCCGCCGGTAACAACAGCCACCGTAAATGTAGAAAATCCGTCGGCATTGTTCACCTCAAG GTTTCATCATTCCGTGAGAGCAAGTCTGATGATAGGCGATTCTACATATTTACATCTACCAAGACTCTTCATTTGAGAACAAATTCAAAGAAAGAACGGGCTGCCTGGATAGAAGCTCTGATATCAACAAGAAATCTTTTTCAGTTGAGACCTTTGAATGATAATTTCAACCTTTTGCAAAATGATGTATCTATATCTACTGAAAGGTTGAAAAAACGGTTGCTTGATGAGGGTATTGGCGAGGGACTTGTCAATGACTGTGAGCAGATCATGCTGTCCGAGTTTTCAGAAATAAAAGGACAACTTAAAAGTCTTTGTGACGAGCGCTCCAATTTGCTGGACACGTTAAGACAGTTGGAG GCAGCTAATATCGAAGCTGAAGCTTCCGGGGTTCATGATGGTGAATTCCAACTGATGAAGCAACTCTCCAGTTTAGGGCGTGGCAAGTACAGCG AATGGAGTACGACTGAATCGTCCGATGATATTGAGAAACAAGAGCTTGATGAAGCGTCAGATGAAGAGGAAGCCAATTATCTTGACGCAAATGAATGTTTCTCTGAACTTCATTTATCTGGTGGGTCAGTAGTTGTGGACCACATGGCAAGCAGTACCATTGATGCATCTGCACATGCACAAGTTACACGCAGAACGAAGCTGCCGGATCCAGTTGAAAAAGAGAAAGGGGTTAGTCTTTGGTCTATGATCAAAGACAACGTTGGGAAAGATCTAACACGAGTTTGCCTGCCAGTGTATTTCAATGAGCCATTGTCGTCCCTGCAAAAATGCTTCGAAGATTTAGAGTACTCATATCTCTTAGATAGAGCATACGAACATGGAAAATCG GGGAACAGCCTTTTAAGAATTCTAAATGTTGCTGCTTTTGCTGTCTCTGGTTATGCTTCAACTGAAGGCCGGAACTGTAAACCTTTCAATCCTTTGCTTGGAGAAACTTTTGAAGCTGATTTTCCTGAGAAAGGAATCCGCTTTTTCTCTGAGAAG GTTAGTCACCACCCAACACTTATTGCCTGTCACTGTGAAGGTAGAGGATGGAAATTCTGGGCTGACAGTAATCTTAAGTCAAAATTTTGGGGAAGGTCAATTCAACTTGATCCTGTTGGAACATTAACATTAGAATTCGACGATGGAGAGATCTTTCAGTGGAGCAAG GTCACGACAAGTATCTACAATCTTATCCTTGGTAAGATATATTGTGATCATCATGGAATAATGCATATACGTGGCAATCGTCAGAACTCATGCAAGCTCAAGTTCAAAGAGCCATCCATTATCGAGCGTAATCCTCATCAG GTTCATGGATTTGTTGAAGATGTCTCCGGGAAAAAAGTTGCAACATTATTCGGAAAATGGAATGAGAACATGTACTATATGAATGGAGAATGGACCAGCAAGCCTAAGGATTTATCTGATTCAGCTTTATTGTGGACAAGGAATAAGCCACCCCTAAATCTAACTCGATACAACTTGTCTTCTTTTGCAATTACACTGAATGAGTTAACACCAGGACTTGAG GAGAAGCTCCCACCTACAGATTCAAGACTCAGACCTGATCAGCGACATCTGGAGAATGGGGAATACGACAAGGCAAATTCAGAGAAGTTGCGGTTAGAGACACGACAGAGAATG TCCAGGAAATTGCAAGAGAATGGTTGGAGACCGCGATGGTTTCAAAGAGAAGGTGAAGATGGGACTTTCCGGTATACCGGTGGTTACTGGGAGGCAAGAGATATGGGTACTTGGGATGGCTGCCCAAATATTTTTGGTGAGATTGATCAAGAGCTCCTCACCTCCTTTGAAGGATCCTGA